One stretch of Armigeres subalbatus isolate Guangzhou_Male chromosome 2, GZ_Asu_2, whole genome shotgun sequence DNA includes these proteins:
- the LOC134209233 gene encoding mitochondrial import receptor subunit TOM22 homolog gives MDSDPEVVLVEKVDEDEISTDKDSGMESAGNSKDDTPERKTATLEDLLQDDVPDPVVAPAPVQAPPPQAAAPSPKPQSTASTTTKASAPAAIKGKDDDYDDEPDETFGERLWGLTEMFPETVRNVTGAVTSFSVTSVKTIYKFTCNASWIFFTSSMILFAPVVFEVERAQMEEMQKTQQKQVLLGPGSAVGGGGPGNMPALPPMAAR, from the exons ATGGATTCCGATCCAGAGGTCGTGCTGGTGGAAAAAGTAGATGAAGACGAAATTTCTACTGATAAGGATAGCGGAATGGAATCAGCCGGTAATAGCAAGGATGACACCCCGGAACGCAAAACGGCAACG CTAGAAGATTTGCTGCAAGATGATGTACCGGATCCGGTTGTTGCACCAGCACCCGTACAAGCACCGCCTCCTCAAGCAGCAGCTCCGTCACCAAAGCCGCAATCAACAGCAAGTACAACTACGAAAGCATCGGCTCCAGCTGCTATCAAAGGAAAGGATGACGATTACGATGAC GAACCAGATGAGACATTCGGTGAACGTCTTTGGGGTCTCACCGAAATGTTCCCAGAGACGGTGCGGAATGTCACCGGGGCCGTAACGAGTTTCTCTGTGACCAGCGTTAAAACCATATACAAGTTCACGTGCAACGCTTCGTGGATATTCTTTACCAGTTCGATGATTCTTTTCGCTCCGGTCGTGTTCGAGGTAGAGCGGGCCCAGATGGAAGAGATGCAGAAAACCCAACAGAAGCAGGTGCTATTGGGTCCGGGCTCTGCCGTTGGAGGTGGTGGCCCAGGAAATATGCCAGCGTTGCCCCCGATGGCAGCGCGATAA